One Glycine max cultivar Williams 82 chromosome 6, Glycine_max_v4.0, whole genome shotgun sequence DNA segment encodes these proteins:
- the LOC100784795 gene encoding probable receptor-like protein kinase At1g80640 isoform X1, whose amino-acid sequence MKMKLLLMLLLVFLLLHQPIWAADPPAFSPAGEEQHHMNKKVVIAIVVATTALAALIFTFLCFWIYHHTKYPTKSKSKNVQSPDAEKGITLAPFLNKFSSIKIVGMNGSVPIIDYKQIEKTTNNFQESNILGEGGFGRVYRARLDHNFDVAVKKLHCETQHAEREFENEVNLLSKIQHPNIISLLGCSIDGYSRFIVYELMQNGSLETQLHGPSHGSALTWHMRMKIALDTARGLEYLHEHCHPAVIHRDMKSSNILLDANFNAKLSDFGLALTDGSQSKKNIKLSGTLGYVAPEYLLDGKLSDKSDVYAFGVVLLELLLGRKPVEKLAPAQCQSIVTWAMPQLTDRSKLPNIVDPVIKNTMDPKHLYQVAAVAVLCVQPEPSYRPLITDVLHSLIPLVPIELGGTLRVSQVK is encoded by the exons ATGAAAATGAAGCTTCTCCTCATgcttcttcttgtttttcttcttcttcaccaacCCATTTGGGCTGCAGACCCTCCTGCTTTCTCTCCAG CAGGGGAGGAACAGCATCACATGAATAAGAAAGTGGTAATAGCCATCGTCGTAGCCACCACTGCACTTGCTGCACTCATTTTCACTTTCTTATGCTTCTGGATTTATCATCATACCAAGTATCCAacaaaatccaaatccaaaaatGTTCAAAGTCCag ATGCAGAGAAGGGGATCACCTTAGCACCGTTTTTGAATAAATTCAGTTCCATCAAGATTGTTGGCATGAACGGGTCTGTTCCAATAATTGACTATAAGCAAATAGAAAAAACGACAAACAATTTTCAAGAAAGTAACATCTTGGGTGAGGGAGGCTTTGGACGTGTTTACAGGGCTCGTTTGGATCATAACTTTGATGTTGCAGTCAAGAAACTACACTGTGAGACTCAACATGCTGAGAGAGAATTCGAG AACGAGGTGAATTTGTTAAGCAAAATTCAGCATCCGAATATAATTTCTTTACTGGGTTGTAGCATTGATGGTTACTCGAGGTTCATTGTCTATGAGCTGATGCAAAATGGATCACTGGAAACCCAGTTACATG GACCTTCTCATGGCTCGGCATTGACTTGGCACATGAGGATGAAGATTGCTCTTGACACAGCAAG AGGATTAGAATATCTGCATGAGCACTGTCACCCTGCAGTGATCCATAGAGACATGAAATCTTCTAATATTCTCTTAGATGCAAACTTCAATGCCAAA CTGTCTGATTTTGGTCTTGCCTTAACTGATGGGTCTCAAAGCAAGAAGAACATTAAACTATCGGGTACCTTAGGATACGTAGCACCGGAGTATCTTCTAGATG gTAAATTAAGTGATAAAAGTGATGTGTATGCTTTTGGGGTTGTGCTATTGGAGCTCCTACTAGGAAGGAAGCCAGTGGAAAAACTGGCACCAGCTCAATGCCAATCTATTGTCACATGG GCCATGCCACAGCTCACGGACAGATCCAAGCTTCCAAACATTGTGGATCCAGTGATTAAGAATACAATGGATCCCAAACACTTGTACCAG gTTGCTGCTGTGGCTGTGCTGTGCGTGCAACCAGAACCTAGTTACCGTCCACTGATAACAGATGTTCTTCATTCACTCATCCCTCTTGTTCCGATTGAGCTTGGAGGAACACTAAGAGTTTCACAAGTAAAGTGA
- the LOC100784795 gene encoding probable receptor-like protein kinase At1g80640 isoform X2: protein MKMKLLLMLLLVFLLLHQPIWAADPPAFSPGEEQHHMNKKVVIAIVVATTALAALIFTFLCFWIYHHTKYPTKSKSKNVQSPDAEKGITLAPFLNKFSSIKIVGMNGSVPIIDYKQIEKTTNNFQESNILGEGGFGRVYRARLDHNFDVAVKKLHCETQHAEREFENEVNLLSKIQHPNIISLLGCSIDGYSRFIVYELMQNGSLETQLHGPSHGSALTWHMRMKIALDTARGLEYLHEHCHPAVIHRDMKSSNILLDANFNAKLSDFGLALTDGSQSKKNIKLSGTLGYVAPEYLLDGKLSDKSDVYAFGVVLLELLLGRKPVEKLAPAQCQSIVTWAMPQLTDRSKLPNIVDPVIKNTMDPKHLYQVAAVAVLCVQPEPSYRPLITDVLHSLIPLVPIELGGTLRVSQVK from the exons ATGAAAATGAAGCTTCTCCTCATgcttcttcttgtttttcttcttcttcaccaacCCATTTGGGCTGCAGACCCTCCTGCTTTCTCTCCAG GGGAGGAACAGCATCACATGAATAAGAAAGTGGTAATAGCCATCGTCGTAGCCACCACTGCACTTGCTGCACTCATTTTCACTTTCTTATGCTTCTGGATTTATCATCATACCAAGTATCCAacaaaatccaaatccaaaaatGTTCAAAGTCCag ATGCAGAGAAGGGGATCACCTTAGCACCGTTTTTGAATAAATTCAGTTCCATCAAGATTGTTGGCATGAACGGGTCTGTTCCAATAATTGACTATAAGCAAATAGAAAAAACGACAAACAATTTTCAAGAAAGTAACATCTTGGGTGAGGGAGGCTTTGGACGTGTTTACAGGGCTCGTTTGGATCATAACTTTGATGTTGCAGTCAAGAAACTACACTGTGAGACTCAACATGCTGAGAGAGAATTCGAG AACGAGGTGAATTTGTTAAGCAAAATTCAGCATCCGAATATAATTTCTTTACTGGGTTGTAGCATTGATGGTTACTCGAGGTTCATTGTCTATGAGCTGATGCAAAATGGATCACTGGAAACCCAGTTACATG GACCTTCTCATGGCTCGGCATTGACTTGGCACATGAGGATGAAGATTGCTCTTGACACAGCAAG AGGATTAGAATATCTGCATGAGCACTGTCACCCTGCAGTGATCCATAGAGACATGAAATCTTCTAATATTCTCTTAGATGCAAACTTCAATGCCAAA CTGTCTGATTTTGGTCTTGCCTTAACTGATGGGTCTCAAAGCAAGAAGAACATTAAACTATCGGGTACCTTAGGATACGTAGCACCGGAGTATCTTCTAGATG gTAAATTAAGTGATAAAAGTGATGTGTATGCTTTTGGGGTTGTGCTATTGGAGCTCCTACTAGGAAGGAAGCCAGTGGAAAAACTGGCACCAGCTCAATGCCAATCTATTGTCACATGG GCCATGCCACAGCTCACGGACAGATCCAAGCTTCCAAACATTGTGGATCCAGTGATTAAGAATACAATGGATCCCAAACACTTGTACCAG gTTGCTGCTGTGGCTGTGCTGTGCGTGCAACCAGAACCTAGTTACCGTCCACTGATAACAGATGTTCTTCATTCACTCATCCCTCTTGTTCCGATTGAGCTTGGAGGAACACTAAGAGTTTCACAAGTAAAGTGA